Within Plasmodium reichenowi strain SY57 chromosome 3, whole genome shotgun sequence, the genomic segment atatttatatatatatcaagATATTGTTGGAGGgttttattaaaatggTAACAAGTGGCCAAGGTAAATTAAGCCCAAAAAATCAGAAGGGTGATAAGAAAAACTTGAGTTATGATAATAAgactaataataatatagatattaGCGTTGTGGAAAAGAGTGAAGGTAATTGTAAAGAGAGTTATGTCTTTTACAAAAAGGATATGTGTGAtgagaataataatataagtaATATGGAAGGCATTGATCAATTTcataaatgtaataataaacagaaaaaaatagataCCACTACTATTActacatataataataataataataataataataataataataataataatagtagtagtagtagtagtagtaattataataatgattatgATATTGATCAGAATAACATTTTCCAATGTCATGATGATgatcataaatatttggATAATTATTGTGTGAAGGATGATTATTCACATGAAGATAATGATCTGTGTGATGACTGcaataatattgatattTTGAATCTtgaagaagaaaaacatttttgtaatgtgtgtttttcctttttatattataaaaaatattgtttCTTTGAATTgttaagaatatataaaaattattcttGTCTTAATGAAGAAGAGAAAAATCTCCTTACAGAATCGATTTATGCaaagttatataaaatgtatcTAACCACAttgaataattattattttattcttaatatattattacctCAAATATCAacacatataataatacacTTGTTAACCTTTACATTCCACAAACCAGAAGAAGATGTACACATGAAGGAAGAATATGTAATGAATGAAATTATAGATAAATTAACAGATCAAGAATTGAATAATATTGACAAAGTATAcaattatcatcattttaATGTGCGACTCTTGTGTAAGGATGATGCtcttattatattgaaTGAGATAAGATCCAAGATGATCAATAGTCagaatgaaaaaaaaatatttgacATGCTTAACATGAAGTGTGCAGATGTTATTGTGGATGATAAGAATGGTAAAGATAAAGATAATGGTAATAAGGATAATGGTAATAGGGATAGTAGTGATAAGAATAATTGTAATAAGCATAGTAGTGATAAGAATAATTGTAATAAGCATAGTAGTGATAAGAATAATTGTAATAAAGATAGTAGTGATAAGAATAATTGTAATAAAGATAGTAATGATAAGAATAATTGTAATAAAGATAGttgtaataaaaacaattgTAATAAAGATAGttgtaataaaaacaattgTAATAAAGATAGTAGTGATAAGAATAATTGTAATAAAGATAGttgtaataaaaacaattgTGATAATCTCTGCGATGACAACAAAATGAATAGAACACACTTTATG encodes:
- a CDS encoding N2227-like protein, putative is translated as MVTSGQGKLSPKNQKGDKKNLSYDNKTNNNIDISVVEKSEGNCKESYVFYKKDMCDENNNISNMEGIDQFHKCNNKQKKIDTTTITTYNNNNNNNNNNNNNNSSSSSSSNYNNDYDIDQNNIFQCHDDDHKYLDNYCVKDDYSHEDNDLCDDCNNIDILNLEEEKHFCNVCFSFLYYKKYCFFELLRIYKNYSCLNEEEKNLLTESIYAKLYKMYLTTLNNYYFILNILLPQISTHIIIHLLTFTFHKPEEDVHMKEEYVMNEIIDKLTDQELNNIDKVYNYHHFNVRLLCKDDALIILNEIRSKMINSQNEKKIFDMLNMKCADVIVDDKNGKDKDNGNKDNGNRDSSDKNNCNKHSSDKNNCNKHSSDKNNCNKDSSDKNNCNKDSNDKNNCNKDSCNKNNCNKDSCNKNNCNKDSSDKNNCNKDSCNKNNCDNLCDDNKMNRTHFMNSNTKRDDQTCKNTNEYIDTSSNHYCNNIEEDTYNVVNQGVDLDVHNIRDSEINFIDSKNIKDDHNDIKENMCNNNKTLHADENMPNDNICASENNSKYEHTPPGMRISHAYTPTLDDYNLIQNMSKVRSTLRQFVRDWSMEGQEERDKAYMPLINSLDKYLPIHDNYIPKILCPGSGLGRLPYEIAKKGYRSQGNEFSYFMLLGSNFILNYYNEKYSLSIHPYCLCTSNRRSRDDHLKIIQLPDVNTYNKIVLNTDFSMCAGELIEVYYNDKEYFDGVLTCFFLDTAKNLFMYIRTFASILKPNSLWSNIGPLLYHYAEMPNEMSIELAWDEIQIIISKWFTIKEIQWIDNYYTTNFDSMMQVQYHCVFFSAIRNDIPVD